In the genome of Pseudomonas sp. LBUM920, one region contains:
- the sctV gene encoding type III secretion system export apparatus subunit SctV — MSALNRLNNLARMAAQRTDVIIVAFMLMAIVMMIIPLPTYLVDMLIGLNIALSILILIVAFYIGHSVEFSALPPLILLSTLFRLSLSITTTRLILLHGDAGHIVKAFGDFVIAGQVVVGMVVFLIITVAQFVVITKGAERVAEVAARFTLDAMPGKQMSIDNDLRNGDIDQAEARRRRSRLERESQMFGAMDGAMKFVKGDAIAGLVILAVNLLGGMLIGMIERDMPFGVAVHTYSLLTVGDGLIAQIPALLISVAAGTVVTRVNSDGEAGDLGSEIIKQLGASYRALGLTALIMIGVSLLPGFPTWVFLGLSAAFGGAAFVMYRRHTRQPQGELEALAEPPEPEVEAQAELDDNLLPDTRVLLTLGSGLSQSAPRQLLRQRVEALCHDIRTDLGVDVPVPGIYMEAKATPGSFRVSLEGVPVSEGELPINCLLVQDDPVHVQLLDIATVQADSPLNGRNAHWVERQHEETLRNAGIGFLLPDEVLRGVLERSLRRYAADFLGIQETRLLLERTEATYGELVKEALRLVPLQRVAETLRLLVGEGVSIRNQRALLEAMVEWGARETDAGRLAEHLRAALARQISHQYADRNRVIGALVLAPGLEDQLRASLRRQEPQRELIPEDVSRALLAQLRQACENTREVNSAVLLVHPELRRSLRRLVLRGELELAVLSFRELATEYNLQALVTISFTDISNRRAPAAASVTSLASAS, encoded by the coding sequence ATGAGTGCCCTCAACCGCCTGAACAACCTGGCGCGCATGGCGGCGCAGCGCACCGACGTGATCATCGTCGCGTTCATGCTCATGGCAATTGTGATGATGATCATCCCGCTGCCCACCTACCTGGTGGACATGCTGATCGGCCTCAACATTGCCCTGAGCATCCTGATCCTGATCGTTGCGTTCTACATCGGCCATTCCGTGGAATTCTCCGCGCTGCCGCCGCTGATTCTGCTCAGCACCCTGTTTCGCTTGTCCTTGTCGATCACCACCACCCGCTTGATCCTGCTGCACGGCGACGCCGGCCATATCGTCAAGGCCTTCGGTGATTTTGTGATCGCCGGCCAAGTCGTGGTCGGCATGGTGGTGTTTTTGATCATCACCGTGGCGCAGTTCGTGGTGATCACCAAAGGCGCCGAACGCGTGGCCGAAGTGGCTGCGCGCTTCACCCTGGACGCGATGCCCGGCAAGCAGATGAGCATCGACAACGACCTGCGCAATGGCGACATCGACCAGGCCGAAGCGCGCCGCCGGCGTTCGCGCCTGGAGCGCGAAAGCCAGATGTTCGGCGCGATGGACGGCGCGATGAAATTCGTCAAAGGCGACGCCATCGCCGGCCTGGTGATTCTGGCGGTCAACCTGCTCGGCGGCATGCTGATCGGCATGATCGAGCGCGACATGCCGTTCGGTGTGGCGGTGCACACCTACTCGCTGCTGACCGTGGGCGACGGCCTGATCGCACAGATCCCGGCGCTGCTGATTTCGGTGGCGGCGGGCACGGTGGTCACGCGGGTCAACAGCGACGGTGAAGCCGGCGACCTGGGCAGCGAGATCATCAAGCAGCTGGGCGCCAGCTACCGGGCACTGGGCCTGACGGCATTGATCATGATCGGCGTCAGCCTGTTGCCCGGTTTTCCGACCTGGGTATTCCTCGGCTTGTCCGCGGCCTTTGGCGGCGCAGCGTTCGTGATGTACCGCCGGCACACCCGCCAGCCCCAGGGCGAGCTCGAAGCCTTGGCCGAACCCCCGGAGCCGGAGGTCGAGGCGCAGGCAGAATTGGATGACAACCTGCTGCCCGATACTCGCGTGCTGCTCACCCTTGGCAGCGGCCTGTCCCAGAGCGCGCCGCGCCAGTTGCTGCGCCAACGTGTCGAAGCGCTGTGTCATGACATCCGTACTGACCTGGGCGTGGATGTGCCGGTGCCGGGCATCTACATGGAGGCCAAGGCCACACCGGGCAGTTTCCGCGTGTCGCTGGAAGGCGTGCCGGTGAGCGAAGGCGAACTGCCGATCAATTGCCTGCTTGTGCAGGACGACCCGGTGCACGTGCAACTGCTGGACATCGCCACCGTGCAAGCCGACTCACCGCTCAACGGCCGCAATGCCCACTGGGTCGAGCGCCAGCACGAAGAGACCCTGCGCAACGCCGGCATCGGTTTCCTGCTGCCCGACGAAGTCTTGCGCGGCGTGCTGGAACGCAGCCTGCGCCGCTATGCCGCCGACTTCCTCGGCATCCAGGAAACCCGGCTGCTGCTCGAACGCACCGAAGCCACGTATGGCGAACTGGTCAAGGAAGCCTTGCGCCTGGTCCCCTTGCAGCGTGTTGCCGAGACCTTGCGCCTGTTGGTCGGCGAAGGCGTGTCGATCCGCAATCAGCGCGCCTTGCTCGAAGCCATGGTGGAGTGGGGCGCCCGCGAGACCGATGCCGGGCGGCTGGCCGAACATTTGCGCGCGGCGTTGGCGCGGCAGATCAGCCATCAGTACGCCGACCGTAACCGCGTCATCGGTGCACTGGTGCTGGCGCCGGGCCTGGAAGACCAACTGCGCGCGTCCCTGCGTCGTCAGGAGCCGCAGCGCGAATTGATCCCCGAAGACGTCAGCCGCGCCTTGCTCGCGCAACTGCGCCAGGCCTGTGAAAACACTCGCGAGGTCAACAGCGCGGTATTGTTGGTGCACCCGGAGCTGCGGCGCAGCCTGCGCCGTCTGGTGTTGCGCGGTGAACTGGAGCTGGCGGTGCTGTCGTTCCGCGAGCTGGCCACCGAGTACAACCTGCAAGCGCTGGTGACCATCAGCTTCACCGATATTTCCAACCGCCGCGCGCCTGCCGCGGCTTCCGTCACCTCCCTGGCGTCTGCCTCATGA
- the sctJ gene encoding type III secretion system inner membrane ring lipoprotein SctJ: MPSPNRALRLLLIGLLASLLQACNTDLYTNLSERDANAMVAVLLRGGIPAERKTQDNGQLKVVVDEERFAEAMTLLDNAGLPQQSFSNMGEVFKGNGLVSSPVQERAQMIYALSEELSHSVSQIDGIVAARVHVVLPDNDLLKRVISPSSASVLVRYDPGTDINTLIPQIKTLVANGISGLSYDGVSVTAIKAAVAISQNPAQPRLARFMGLWLLEDNLAQARVMFGGLLLIALGALGVLARQHWARRQSQAMYVLKEGE; this comes from the coding sequence ATGCCAAGCCCAAACCGCGCGCTGCGCCTGCTGCTGATCGGCCTGCTCGCCAGCCTCTTGCAGGCGTGCAACACCGACCTCTATACCAACCTCAGCGAGCGCGATGCCAACGCCATGGTCGCGGTGCTGCTGCGCGGTGGCATCCCGGCGGAGCGCAAGACCCAGGACAACGGCCAGCTCAAAGTGGTGGTGGACGAGGAGCGCTTTGCCGAAGCCATGACGCTGCTCGACAACGCCGGCCTGCCGCAACAGAGTTTTTCCAACATGGGCGAGGTGTTCAAGGGCAATGGCCTGGTGTCGTCGCCGGTGCAGGAGCGCGCGCAGATGATCTATGCGCTGAGCGAAGAACTGTCGCACTCGGTGTCGCAGATCGACGGCATCGTCGCCGCCCGCGTGCACGTGGTGCTTCCCGACAACGACCTGCTCAAGCGCGTGATTTCACCGTCGTCGGCCTCGGTGCTGGTGCGTTACGACCCGGGCACCGACATCAATACGCTGATCCCGCAGATCAAGACCCTGGTCGCCAACGGCATTTCCGGCCTCAGCTACGACGGCGTCTCGGTCACGGCGATCAAGGCTGCCGTCGCCATCAGCCAGAACCCGGCGCAACCGCGGTTGGCGCGCTTCATGGGGCTGTGGCTGCTGGAAGACAACCTGGCGCAGGCACGCGTGATGTTTGGCGGCTTGCTGCTGATTGCCCTCGGCGCGCTTGGGGTATTGGCTCGCCAACACTGGGCGCGGCGTCAGTCCCAGGCGATGTATGTGCTTAAGGAGGGTGAATGA
- a CDS encoding type III secretion protein, which translates to MSLVERWQGLIAEPLQFVRGPSLGACFADELPDEVLQAMQGQARFRQRLEQLLVNHYQLAPIAHLVTPSAADLAVLLLSPAQFSRLPRLCGAIWHASTLSREIRREVVNELREGLGAEVFSQALAQRQLGGAADLLREPSELIEAIDRDGQGCVAAWLQAQHADLQGWLRLRFAFPQGHSARLPRDLEIVQAAAASLAAEDNAHE; encoded by the coding sequence ATGAGCCTGGTTGAACGCTGGCAGGGGCTGATCGCCGAGCCGCTGCAGTTTGTGCGCGGGCCGAGCCTGGGCGCCTGTTTCGCCGATGAGTTGCCCGATGAAGTGCTGCAGGCCATGCAAGGCCAGGCGCGTTTTCGTCAGCGCCTGGAGCAGTTGTTGGTCAACCATTATCAGCTGGCGCCGATTGCGCACCTGGTGACGCCGTCCGCCGCCGACCTGGCGGTGTTGCTGTTGTCACCTGCGCAGTTTTCACGCCTGCCGCGGTTGTGCGGTGCCATCTGGCATGCCTCGACCCTGAGCCGCGAGATCCGCCGTGAGGTGGTCAACGAATTGCGCGAGGGACTCGGTGCCGAGGTATTCAGCCAGGCGCTGGCGCAGCGCCAACTTGGCGGCGCCGCGGACCTGCTGCGCGAGCCATCGGAGCTGATCGAGGCCATCGACCGCGACGGCCAAGGCTGTGTTGCCGCCTGGCTGCAGGCCCAGCACGCCGACTTGCAGGGCTGGCTGCGCCTGCGTTTCGCCTTCCCCCAGGGCCACAGCGCACGCTTGCCCCGCGACCTGGAAATCGTCCAGGCCGCTGCTGCGAGCCTTGCGGCCGAGGACAACGCCCATGAGTGA
- a CDS encoding FHA domain-containing protein, with protein sequence MTALISLGPVAGIGAPTLTVTSGLHQGSSLVLDQPVYILGADLAADLVLSDPGIAGLHLRLRFEGGQVAVEALGGDVVLGNNVRIPQGSGHRARLPLQLRIGTAGVSLASPEGAEKPSDATRTFTPWIVAIVLLFLCAGALAVRNDTPLIHTAVAAQVPALKKPSREHAKTWLEQQLQAAHLEAIKVTDANGQLSAVGSFEQSQKPQWLALQQAFDERYGQQIVLNPRVSVRADAARPRVRFQAVWFGTNPYVINDSGKRLYPGAPLADNWVLERIENNQVILARGEERFTFTL encoded by the coding sequence ATGACAGCCTTGATTTCCTTGGGTCCGGTCGCTGGTATTGGCGCACCGACCCTGACTGTGACCAGCGGTTTGCATCAGGGCAGTTCCCTGGTGCTCGACCAGCCTGTCTACATCCTCGGCGCGGACCTCGCGGCCGACCTGGTACTCAGCGATCCCGGCATCGCCGGCCTGCACCTGCGCCTGCGGTTTGAGGGTGGCCAGGTGGCAGTCGAAGCCTTGGGCGGCGATGTTGTGCTTGGCAACAATGTGCGTATTCCCCAAGGCAGCGGCCATCGTGCGCGACTGCCTTTGCAGCTGCGTATCGGCACGGCGGGAGTAAGCCTGGCCTCGCCTGAGGGGGCAGAAAAACCTTCGGACGCCACACGCACATTCACGCCCTGGATTGTCGCGATCGTCCTGCTGTTTTTGTGTGCGGGTGCGCTGGCGGTGCGCAACGACACGCCGCTCATTCACACCGCGGTCGCGGCGCAGGTGCCTGCGCTGAAAAAACCGTCGCGTGAACACGCCAAAACCTGGCTGGAGCAGCAACTCCAGGCTGCCCATCTGGAAGCTATAAAGGTCACTGACGCCAACGGCCAGCTCAGTGCCGTCGGCAGCTTCGAACAGTCGCAAAAACCTCAGTGGCTGGCCCTGCAACAAGCCTTCGATGAACGTTACGGCCAACAGATCGTCCTCAACCCTCGCGTCAGCGTACGCGCCGACGCCGCACGCCCGCGTGTGCGCTTCCAGGCCGTGTGGTTCGGCACCAACCCCTACGTGATCAACGACAGCGGCAAGCGCCTGTACCCCGGCGCGCCCCTGGCGGACAACTGGGTGCTGGAGCGCATCGAGAACAACCAAGTGATCCTCGCCCGCGGCGAAGAGCGCTTCACCTTCACCTTATGA
- the sctL gene encoding type III secretion system stator protein SctL, whose product MSELPSRPTARILRAEEAALWTDGFAFLQAAKDQAEQIKADSDQWLHAARAEGFESARQAGAEQVAQLLVQTQSQVQHYLSSLEASLAHLALGIVREVLGELDSADRVVRCTRQALSAFRQDQALTLWVPPTEVEALRQRLKHEGLAIAVDADEQLSAGQARLNSPAGSVELGLEAQLQTLRRSLLPFAEEGVA is encoded by the coding sequence ATGAGTGAATTACCGAGCCGGCCTACCGCGCGCATCCTGCGCGCCGAAGAAGCAGCGCTGTGGACCGATGGATTTGCTTTTCTGCAAGCCGCCAAGGACCAGGCCGAACAGATCAAGGCCGACAGCGACCAGTGGCTGCACGCCGCCCGCGCCGAGGGCTTTGAAAGCGCGCGCCAGGCAGGCGCCGAGCAAGTCGCGCAGTTGCTGGTGCAAACCCAATCCCAGGTGCAGCACTACTTGAGCAGCCTGGAAGCGTCGCTGGCCCACCTGGCCCTGGGCATCGTGCGCGAGGTGTTGGGTGAGCTGGACAGCGCCGACCGAGTGGTGCGTTGCACCCGCCAGGCCCTGAGTGCATTTCGTCAGGACCAGGCACTGACCCTGTGGGTGCCGCCGACCGAAGTCGAGGCCTTGCGCCAACGCCTCAAGCACGAAGGCCTGGCCATTGCCGTGGACGCCGATGAGCAGTTGAGCGCCGGTCAGGCGCGCCTCAACAGCCCAGCCGGGTCCGTCGAACTGGGCCTGGAGGCGCAGTTGCAAACCCTGCGGCGCAGCTTGCTGCCCTTTGCCGAAGAAGGTGTGGCATGA
- a CDS encoding lipopolysaccharide assembly protein LapB yields MARDNDDAVQLLKGIGELYRRNGQSQRALVMLLIAVSVAPEDGVLLRSLVLAFTDSGDATRALGALDRLVALEGESASLLLLRARALWYGERKDEARQCFKRYLAARRAGA; encoded by the coding sequence ATGGCCCGCGATAACGACGACGCCGTGCAATTGCTCAAAGGCATTGGCGAGCTGTACCGGCGCAACGGCCAGTCCCAGCGTGCGCTGGTGATGCTGCTGATCGCCGTGAGCGTCGCGCCCGAAGACGGCGTGCTGCTGCGCTCGCTGGTGCTCGCGTTCACCGACAGCGGCGACGCCACCCGCGCCCTGGGTGCCCTCGACCGGTTGGTGGCACTGGAAGGCGAGTCCGCCAGCCTGTTGCTGCTGCGCGCCCGCGCGCTGTGGTACGGCGAGCGCAAGGACGAAGCGCGCCAGTGCTTCAAACGCTACCTGGCTGCGCGCAGGGCCGGCGCATGA
- a CDS encoding type III secretion protein: MALLCLFGAGFANAAEEPAWFSQPYAYVLVDQDVRSALEEFGHNLDVPLVLSDKVRGKARSTIRAATAGEFLQTLCSTNGLTWYFDGNLLYLNASDEISTKLFKASALNLDQLQAYLNTLDVFGQQLSMRNGPEGDEVFVSGPPPYLALVQQHVDHLQPTVVAAPVARERGVRVFRGAQVSTETPTQ, encoded by the coding sequence ATGGCGCTCCTATGCCTGTTCGGTGCGGGTTTTGCCAACGCGGCCGAGGAGCCCGCGTGGTTCTCGCAGCCCTACGCCTACGTGCTGGTCGATCAGGACGTTCGCAGCGCGTTGGAAGAATTCGGCCACAACCTCGACGTGCCGCTGGTGCTTTCCGACAAGGTACGCGGCAAGGCGCGCAGCACCATCCGCGCAGCCACCGCCGGTGAGTTCCTGCAGACCTTGTGCAGCACCAACGGCCTGACCTGGTACTTCGACGGCAACCTGTTGTACCTCAATGCCAGCGATGAAATCAGCACCAAGCTGTTCAAGGCCAGCGCCCTGAACCTGGACCAGTTGCAGGCCTACCTGAACACCCTCGACGTGTTTGGCCAGCAACTCTCCATGCGCAACGGTCCCGAGGGCGATGAAGTGTTTGTTTCCGGCCCGCCGCCGTACCTTGCGCTGGTGCAACAGCATGTCGACCACCTGCAACCCACGGTCGTGGCCGCCCCGGTGGCGCGCGAGCGCGGGGTGCGAGTGTTCCGTGGCGCGCAAGTCAGTACCGAAACCCCAACCCAGTAA
- a CDS encoding type II and III secretion system protein family protein, which yields MMRFCMLLLALVTAASQAQDIANGASGSINLASGEGRILHFVAPVDSVLVAEPNVADLQVVSPGTIYIFGKAPGNTSLIALGNDGKQLASLTLSVSSGTAAVTTPMQALHPGNGAQISGAGNRLIAKGTVGSVAEATDLNALLNPQGQGFQSAINTTEYAGAAQVNLRVRFAEVSRSELLHYGVNWNAMFSNGTFSFGLITGGGLAAATAGGLATAGTGSGNVNIDGMLDALQANGILQILAEPNITAMTGQTASFLAGGEVAIPVPVNRDLVGIEYKSFGVSLLFNPTLLPNGRIALQVRPEVSSVVSGGTVDFGNFHVPSFSVRRADTRVEVGSGQTFAIAGLFQRESSQDIEKLPLLGDLPILGNLFRSKRFQRNETELVILITPYLVEPVRSRTLATPLDAQPATAAASGPRSGGAFGFYMN from the coding sequence ATGATGCGTTTTTGTATGTTGTTGCTGGCTCTGGTCACCGCTGCAAGTCAGGCTCAGGACATTGCCAACGGGGCCTCGGGTTCGATCAACCTGGCGTCCGGAGAAGGGCGCATTCTGCATTTTGTGGCGCCGGTGGATTCGGTCCTGGTCGCCGAGCCGAATGTGGCCGACCTGCAAGTGGTGTCGCCGGGCACGATTTATATTTTCGGCAAGGCGCCAGGCAATACCAGCCTGATTGCCCTTGGCAATGACGGCAAACAACTGGCCAGCCTGACCTTGTCGGTCAGCAGCGGTACCGCCGCGGTGACCACGCCGATGCAGGCATTGCACCCCGGCAATGGCGCCCAAATCAGCGGGGCCGGCAACCGCCTGATCGCCAAGGGCACCGTCGGTTCGGTGGCCGAAGCGACGGACCTTAACGCGCTGCTCAACCCTCAGGGCCAGGGCTTCCAGAGCGCAATCAACACCACCGAATACGCAGGCGCGGCCCAGGTGAACCTGCGCGTACGGTTTGCCGAAGTCTCGCGCTCCGAATTGCTGCACTACGGCGTGAACTGGAACGCGATGTTCAGCAACGGCACCTTCTCCTTCGGCCTGATCACCGGCGGCGGTCTGGCAGCCGCAACGGCCGGTGGCCTGGCAACGGCAGGCACCGGCTCGGGCAATGTGAACATCGACGGCATGCTCGACGCGCTGCAGGCCAACGGCATTTTGCAGATATTGGCCGAGCCGAATATCACCGCCATGACCGGCCAGACCGCCAGCTTCCTCGCCGGTGGCGAAGTGGCGATCCCGGTGCCGGTCAACCGTGACCTGGTGGGCATCGAATACAAGTCGTTCGGCGTGTCACTGCTGTTCAACCCGACGCTGTTGCCCAACGGTCGCATCGCCCTGCAAGTACGCCCGGAAGTCAGCAGCGTGGTCAGCGGCGGCACCGTGGATTTCGGCAACTTCCATGTGCCGTCCTTCAGCGTGCGCCGCGCCGACACGCGGGTGGAAGTCGGCAGCGGGCAGACCTTTGCGATTGCCGGCCTGTTTCAACGTGAAAGCAGCCAGGACATCGAGAAGCTGCCGCTGCTTGGCGACTTGCCGATCCTGGGCAACCTGTTTCGCTCCAAGCGTTTCCAGCGCAATGAAACCGAACTGGTGATCCTGATTACCCCATACCTGGTGGAGCCGGTGCGCAGTCGCACACTCGCCACGCCGCTGGACGCACAACCGGCGACGGCCGCAGCCAGCGGACCGCGCAGCGGCGGCGCGTTCGGTTTTTACATGAATTGA
- a CDS encoding tetratricopeptide repeat protein produces MTHKFLLASTLLLAACSSKPATDTDKSLQLANDLSKRGDYSSAAALYERATQQPGAGIELWLKLGQARLDAKDALGAERAFQQALGFDAHNADALLGLGTAQLQLGKTQRAVTALGQAAQINHLPVAYTRLGIAQVLNGQASAAQTAFAKSLSLQPDDLDSRCNLALAYALGGQPQQALDTIAPVTQSPRALPRHQRNELLVMVLAGYEQRVASLPLDDIPAAERAQLVMEAKRIKAISDPVVQAKELGLVDPR; encoded by the coding sequence ATGACCCACAAATTTCTGCTCGCCAGCACCTTGCTGCTGGCTGCCTGCTCCAGCAAACCTGCGACCGATACCGACAAATCCCTGCAACTGGCCAACGACCTGAGCAAGCGCGGCGACTACAGCAGCGCGGCTGCGTTGTACGAGCGCGCCACCCAGCAACCGGGTGCCGGCATTGAGCTGTGGCTCAAGCTCGGCCAGGCCCGGCTCGACGCCAAGGACGCGCTGGGCGCCGAACGCGCCTTCCAGCAGGCGCTGGGGTTTGATGCCCACAACGCCGACGCCCTGCTCGGCCTTGGCACTGCGCAGTTGCAATTGGGCAAGACCCAGCGCGCCGTGACGGCGTTGGGGCAGGCTGCCCAGATCAATCACCTGCCGGTGGCCTACACCCGCCTGGGCATCGCCCAAGTGCTGAATGGCCAGGCCAGTGCCGCACAAACCGCCTTCGCCAAAAGCCTGAGCCTGCAGCCCGACGACCTCGACAGCCGCTGCAACCTGGCCCTGGCTTATGCGCTTGGCGGGCAGCCGCAACAGGCGCTGGATACCATTGCGCCCGTCACCCAATCGCCGCGCGCATTGCCACGGCATCAGCGCAATGAGTTGTTGGTGATGGTGTTGGCCGGTTACGAGCAGCGGGTTGCAAGCCTGCCCCTCGACGACATTCCCGCCGCGGAACGCGCGCAATTGGTGATGGAGGCCAAGCGAATTAAGGCGATCAGTGATCCGGTGGTGCAGGCCAAAGAGTTGGGGTTGGTGGACCCGCGTTGA